In Longimicrobium sp., the genomic window ACCAGCACGAACCCCACGGTCAGGCCGCCCCCGGCGCCGCTCTGGAACTCGGCGTAGATGCCGAAGGTCACCCAGACGCCGCCGCGGATCGGCCCCAGCGCGATGCGCAGGCTGGCGCCGGCCACGATGCCGATGGTGACCCGCGTCTCCACCTTCCCCGTGGAGGGGGCGTAGCTAGCGGTGGCCTCCAGCCAGCCGCCGCCGCCCAGGATGAACACGGTGAGCGTGAACGGCGCCGTCTTGCGGGCCACGGCCAGGCTCACGTCCATGCGGAAGCCGCCGTCCAGGCGCAGCACGAAGCTGCTGCTCAGCCGCAGGTTGGCGATGCCGAACGCCCCGAACTGCACGTCGGGGAGCGGCAGGTCCAACAGCGAGCGCACTCCGATCTGCGGCAGGGGGAGCAGCCCCACCGCGAAGCCGCTCCCGGAGTAGCCGAAGGAGTCCATGAGCTGCGAGAGGAAGCGCAGCGCGGCCTGGAGCTCCACCTTCTCGGGCGAGATGCCGAAGCGGAGGTGTCCAGACTCGTCATAGGCGAGCGCGGTGTCGCGGAACACGGCCAGGACCATCCCCCCCACCGCCAGCTCCCAGTCGCCGCTGATGGCGCCGGTGGTGACGGCGGCCGGCGGGCGCCCCGGCCCGGCCTCCACCCGCGCGCGGGCGCGGAAGCGTCCCTTGAGCAGGCGCACGGTCACCGGTCCGATCGAGAAGAGCGTGGCCGGACGGTCGGCCAGGGGCACGTCGATCTCGGTATCGACCCAGGCGCGCAGCGACTGCCGGTCCACCCCGTGCGTGATCTGCACCCCCTGGTTGGCCGCGCCCGGAAGCCGCAGGCCGGGGAACAGGTCGTCGAGCTGGAGCCCGGCGAAGCGCGGGAACACGCGCGACAGGCTGAAGCTCTCCAGCCCCGCCGGCAGCAGCCGCTCGGCCAGCTCGCGCGTGGGCACCTGCGTGCCGAGCGCCTCCAGGCGCGCGCCCGCATCGTCGAGCGCGGTGCGCACCCTGGCGACCACGGGCGTCATGGTGACCCTGGCCGCCTCGTCGAACCAGTACTCGATGCGCCGGCGGTTGAAGCCCAGCCCAGGGACGCGCGGCGCGTCGCCGAAGGCGCGGACCAGCCGGAGCGCGCCGTCCGCCTTCGGCAGCCTGTTCTCGAGCGCCCGGCGCTGGGCGGCGATGGCGCCGCGCGCCTGCTCGGCATAGGCGGCGTAGCGGGTGCGGGTGCTGTCGCGCAGGCGCACCAGCCCGTCCCGTAGCTCCCGCAGCTCTTCCGGCGCACGCTCGACCAGGCGCTCCAGCGCCGCCTCCACGTCATCGATGACCAGGAGGTCGGCCAGCTCCGTGAGCGGGGGGACGAGCGCGCTGCAGGCCGCCATGGCGCGTTTTCCGACCATCCCCCGCCACCGTGCGAGGACGTCCGCGAAGGAGTCGTCGTCCAGCAGGCGTGCCACCGCGCCCTGTAGGCTTTCCAGGTTCGGCAGGGCGTTCACCAACGCGTGAAGCTCCGCGCGGGCCGCTTCGGGCCAGGTCTGGACGTTGTCGGCCAGCGCCCTCACCCTCGCGCGCGCATCCTCCACCGCGCTCCGGGGAGCCTTCGCCGCGTCGTCCAAGGCCTGCCGGAGCTCGGCGAGAGCCTCCAGCACGGCGGCCTGGAGCTTCGCCGGTTCTCCGGTGACGGTGGCGATCGCGGCGTCGACCCGCCGGACCTGCACCTGCAGGCTCCTCCCGATCCCGAGCAGCGCCGCGCGGGCCCGGTCCAGGCGCCCGCCGGACCAGCCGCCGAACACCGCCGCGGCGGCCGCGTCCAGGCGCTGCACCTCGCGCTGGAGGCGCCGCTCGAGCTCGTCCAGCCGCCGGCGGGCCTCCTTGCGCAGCGCATCCGGGTCCGCGGCCGTCTCCACGGCTTCTTTCATCGCGTCCGCGAGCTCCACCCATCGCCCCGCGGCCTCCTCGAAGTCGGCCAGCGCCCGGTCGACGCCCGGCGGAAGCTGCTTCAGGTCCAGGACCGCGACCTTCGCCGTCAGGAACCCGTCCAGCTCGTCGAAGGCGCGGTCGATCAGCGCCGGGGCCTCCTCCCGCCACGTCGCGGGGTCGAGCCCCCCCAGCAGCTCGAGCAGCCGGCCGCGAAAGCGCGACAGGCCGGGGCGGATCGTCTGCGCCGCGCCGTCGAACACCCCCTGCGCCGCCACCCCCAGCTCGCGGCATAGGTCCGGCGCCTCGCCCTGGAGCTTCCCGACCGCGCCGCGCACCCGCTCGAGGCGCGCCTTCGCCTGGCCCAAGAGCTTGGCGACCTCTTCCACGCGGCCCGTCTCCGCCAGCCGCGCCAGCAGCGGGTCGAACGCGCCCGCCACGTCGCCGGTGAGGTCGGAGAGCGCCGCCTCCTTCTCGACGAACTCCTTCAGCTCCCTCAGCTTCTCCAGCTCCTTCGCGTCCTCCGGGTCCTTCTCGGGAAGGCGGAGCGCCGGCGCGCGCATCATGGTGACGTTGGCGATCACCGCGCCCAGCACCCGCCCGGCGCGCTCGGCCACCAGGTTCACGCCGCGCGGGGACGGCGCGACGGCGTAGGTGAAGCGGTCGTGGCCGGAGCGCACCGGCTCCGCATCTTCTCGCTCGGCACCCAGCGAGGCGTCGCTTTCCGGGAGCGTCTCGACCTGCTGCAGCAGGTCCAGGTAGTCCACGCCCCAGACCGGCTCCCACAGGTCGGTGCGGCTGTCGGTGCCGGCGCGCGTGTCGGTGTAGAAGACGAGCTTGTGGGGATCCTCGATGCGCACCTTCTCCGTGGGCGCGCCGCTCTCGGGGTCGGCGGCCACCTCCAGCAGCACCTCCGGCCGGGGGTAGACCTCGGGTTTCGCCCGGGCTTCGGCGGGATCCCAGAGCGGCACCGCCCAGCCGATGTCGCCCACGTCGCGGCCCCAGCGGGTGTTCACGTTGATGATGCGCGCGTGCGGCGGGAACGAGCACGCCAGCACGAACCCGCGCATCGCGGGCGCCGCGCCCGACTCGGGGTAGCGCCGGTCTGTCTCCAGGATCTCCACGTACTCGCGCACCTTGCGCAGCACGGGGCGTCCAGCCAGCTCGTCCTGGTCGCCGCTGAACTGGTCTGCCCGGCGCACCGTGCGCTCGTAGATGACCACGTGCTTGGCGCGGTTCCAGAACACGCCGATGCGGCCGATCCGCTCGGTGGCCTGGTAGAAGGTGCGCCCCATGGCCACGCTGGCGTGAATAGTGGTGCGCCGGTTGTCGAAGCTGACCTTCTGCGACCCCCACCCGCCCAGCGCCGAGAAGCGCGGCTGCGCTACCTCCGCCTCATCCGAGGTGGGGACGCGCCAGACCGCGTTGTAGATGTTGGTGGACTCGAACGGCCAGGCTACGCCTCCCGCCAGCCCCGTGGTGGCGTGGTCGCGCAGGGCGGGGTTCTCGATGCGCTCCGGGTCGCCGGGAAAGCGCAGCTGGGCGGTGGCGCGGAGCCGGCACTCCACCCCCTCCCGGAGCACCAGGCCGGCTGGTTGCGCGGCGCTCCACGGCTCCAGCAGCCCGATCCGCGCGCGCTGCAGGCGCAGGGTTTCCGTCCACCGCGCCGCAAAGTCGCCGTACAGTTTGATCCAGTCGACGCTCCGCTTGCCCGCCGCGCGCAGGTCGGCGTCGGCGGGTGAGGGCGGCAGCCGGCCGGCCGGGGCGCCCAGCAGCGCGGCCAGCTCTGCCAGCCGCAGGAACGGGGCGTCCACGCGGCAGGCCATCCCGTACAGCAGCTCGAAGGAGAGATCCACCACGCCCGCGCCGGGGGCGCGCTGCCCGGGGAAGCCCAGGATGCGGCGCAGGTTCCAGGGCGCCTCCGCGAAGTTCTGCCGGAAGAACGAGGCGAGCAGCCGGAAGCGGGCCGGCGGCGAGAAGCGGAAGTCGGCCGGTTCATTCGGAGCGATGTCCTGCAGGTGCTCGAGGACCTCGCTGTTCTCGCTACGCTCCATCTCCTCGCCCACCCCCTGGGGAGGAAGGACCAGGGTGAAGCCGCCGGCCCGCGCCCGCAGCTCCCACCCGGCCCCCTCAGGCGAGCGGTTGCTCCAGTTGCCGATCTCGGCGCCCAGGAGCGGGTCGGGACTCAGCAGCGGCGGCACTTCGACGCGCGCCACCAGGAACGGCTCCGTGTCGATCACCAGAATGCGGTCCAGCGCCACGGCCCGGTCCGCCCCCTCCGGGGTCTCGGCGTCCTCGGGACGCTTCAGGTTCAGGGTGATGGTCTGCGAAGCGGCGTCGAGCGTGCGCTCGCGCGCCTCCACGACGAAGCCGCCGGACGGATCCGCCTTCTCGGGCTCGAGCGCGGTGTGAGGGATCACCAGCGGTAGCCGGCGCCGGAAGCCCGAGGCGGCGCCGCCGCGTTCCGGCGGCTCGTCTTCGGCCACGAACTCTTCGCCCGGGAGCGGGTCCTGAGCGCCGGGCTCCACGGTGGCCAGGCGTAGCACGGCGGTCAGGTCCACGATCGGGAGGCTGCGCCGGAACTCGGCGGCACCGCCGGGACGGAACGACACCGTCGCGAGCCATTCGCCGGGCTTCGCGTCCGCCTGCGGGAGGGGATCGATCCCGAGGTCCAGCGCCCCCACCCGCACCGTCTGTGGTTCCACCGAGGCGCCGGCCGCCGGCGGGACCCGCGCGGCCGCGAACCGGAGCAGGCGGACGCTTTCCATGGAGTGGGCGGAGGGCTCCGCCAGGACGGTCTCCGCATCCTGGGCGGGCGCGCTCAGGCGGAGCGGCGTCAGGAATGGCGCCCCTTCGTGGGTGACGAAGCCGGGGAGGTCGGCTAGCGTGTGGATCTGCCGAGCGGGCTGGAGCGACCACCGGGTGCGCGCCTCGCGTCCTATCCGGGGTTCCTGCGGAAAGCCTTCCTCCAGGCGTCCCAGCACCATCCAGGCGTCCTTCCCGGTCAGGTCCTTCGGCTCCCGGTGCGCGGCGCCCTCCTGCACAGTCTTCCAGCGGGGGAGTAGCGACATCGGGCGGCCGGACTGCACGGTGTGCAGCCCTTCCAGGTAGGGGCGGACCACGTGCCGGTTCCACGCCTCGAACACCCAGCGGTCCCGCAGGCCCCGCAACTCCAGCGCGCAGGCGCACGCCGTCTCGGGTCGAGACGAGAGGGGTCCGGCCGTGCACGGGCGCTGGACAAGCTGCACGCCCTTGCGCTCCTCCGCCTTCGCTCCGGGCTGGAGGCGGAACGGCAGCGGCTCGGGGCCGTCGAGCTCGACATCGCGCTCGAACTGCAGGGAGAGCGTCGTCGCGCCCTCGGAGGAGCCGGGGTGCCGGCCCAGCGACACGCGGATGGAGTCCTCCAGCCGGACCCCCAGCGCCGGCTCGACCGGGGCCCCCGCCCTGCCGGGCACCCTCCGCGTGGACTGCTCCCAGATCGCCGGGATGTCCCGCAGCCGGCGCACCGTCTCGAAGATCTCCGGGCCCGTGTTCTCCAGATCCCTCACCTTCAGAAAGGCAGCGTGGAAGTCCTTCCTCAGCTCCAGTTCAAGGATGACGAGCGGGGCGCCGCCGCGCAGCGCGCAGCGGACGCCAAACATGACGAGGGCCTCCCTGCCTCCCTTGCGGATGTGGACGTGGGAAAGCCGCGCTTCGAGGGGAACGGCGTCGAATGCGAAGGCGGGCTCGGCGGCGTCCGGGCGGTCGTAGACCAGGATGCGGGTCAGGCCCTCGAGGTCGTCCGAGCCGGCCTCCGGCCTCGGAAGCCTGACGAATTTGTCCCCGCGCAGCACCACCTCGAACTGCCCGCCGCTCTTCGTGAATACGCGCAACACCCGCTGGTCGGCCATGGGGAACCTCCGGCTACCGCCCCAGGAGGGCAGGGGGTTGACCGTTGACGGAAAGCATGTCCGGCGCAGCAGCGGGACATGGTTCTCTGTCTCTACTCGCTCCTGCGGGTGCGGCGGCCCGCGCCGGCGGCCGGCCTCGCCCGGTCAGTGCGTCACGAACGTGGACACGTACTCCGCCACCGCCGGCAGATCCGCCAGGATCGGAACACCAGCGGGGAGGGGCCGATCCCAACTTTCGGGCTGGCCTAGCGCCACCACCTTCCTGCCGTAAGCGAGCGCGAGCTTGGCTTCAGCATGCGTCCCCGTTCCGCCGGGCAGGGCGATCAGCAGCGTCGCCGTGAGCACGTTGATGTGGTTGCGGCTCTCTGCCGACAGCGGGTCATCACCAGGAAGATGGGTGTAGATCGGGATGTCCACCCACGGATTCGGGTAGCCTTTCTTGCAGGTCGCCTGCTTCGTCCCCTTCGGGCTCTCCTCGACCCTGCCGGGGATGATCCCGAAGGACACCCCGCGGCGGTCCGGAACGCCGCTGAATCCCCTGCACACCGCGGCCATCACGCCCGGGCCGCCGCCGGTCAGCAGGTCGAAGCCCTGCCGGGCGATCCACTCACCAAGCCCGACGGCATGCTCCTCCCATTCCTTCGTGGCGGAGCCGATCACCCCGACGATGATCCGCTCCGGCCGCCGTAGCGTTTCGGCGGCCACGAACAGCTTGGACCCCTCCTTCACCTCGACGGTGACGCTCCCCGAGACGGCGTAGAAGGCATCGTACCAGGCCTTGGTGTCTGCCTGGGTCAATCCGATGCACCCCTCGGTCCCCGCCACCCCGCCGTCGGGGTGGATCCCCAAGTCCGTCCGCGTGGTCGCGAACTGCGGTTCGAGCACCTGCATCCAGCACCGGTCCTTCGAGTCGCAGTAACTGCTCTTCGCAGGCTTGTCGAGAAGCTTGGCGCGCGGCGCGCTATAGCTTCCGGTCGGCAGCGCCCCGTTTCCGAACGGACCGGTCACCGCTGATGCGGAAAGGGATTTCGCGGCCCACTTCAGCGTGCCCGCCGCCTGTTTGCCCGTTCGCGTCTCGATCACGAATTCGATATCGGCCATTCGGAGTTCTCCTGTTCTCGGCTTTTCACGTTCCTGGGTTTGGCGCCTTGTTGAGCCGGCGCAGGTACGTCGCCGGCAACTCGGTCGCGGTTCGCGGCGGGGTGACCATGGTCCCCGGTATCGGGATTGCCTCTGCTCGTGGACCCGCGGGAACGGTTCGGCCTCGGGCGCCGTCGGTGCGGGCGCAACGCCCAGCGATTCCAAGGCTTGCGCAGATGCGCAGCTCTGACCGAGCTACGGTGGGCCGTCAAGCCGGTTGGGGTCACCGAGTGGGGGTCGGGAGCGCCTGGGAGTGTTCAGCGAACGCTCAACAGAGACTCCTCGACCAGTACGCCGGCAGCTCGAGCAACGGGCTCCTCGACCCCCCGGCCCGAATTGCGGGATGGCTCACGGTCCGCTTCGCAACGTTGACGCACGCGCGCGTGATGAACGCCACGCCGATCGGTTCGCGAACGTGTTAGGCAGTAGCGCTTTCGTGATGAGCCGAGCCCAGAAGCTGGGCAGTCGCCGGCGACGACGAGAAGCCGGCGATCCGCTCGCGCGCGACGAAGTTGTAGGTTTTCGACCGCTTACGAACGCTGCCCCCGGCGCCCCGAATGCGCAAATCCTGTTACCCTTCTCAAGAAGCACCGGACCGCACGAAGCCGCAAGGGAAACGTTTCGCGTACCCACACCGGGTGAGGGTGAAGGGCCCGCTTGGACGCGAGAACCTGACCACGAGGCGGTAATATGGGAGGCGATCCACTCGCTCCGGGTGCCGCGGGTTCTCTCGTGATAGTTTTCGTAGCTTTCGTTCTCCAGCGCGGGGTGCGTCAGCGCCGCGGCGTCCCCTGGCGCTCATCCTGGTGGCGCTCGTTGCGGGCGCTTCCTCGGCGCCTGCTCAGACGGGCAGGCCGGAAGGACGGATCGTGACGGTCGCCGTGCGATTGCCGGTTGATCGCGGGGCGTACCGCGTCGAACCGAAGCCGGGGGTCCGGCTGATCGGGCCGGCGACCGGTGAGGCCACCGACTCCGTGCTGCCCCTTTCGTTCGTTCTCCCGGCGACCGCGCCGGCGGGCCTGCAGACGCTCGCCGAGGTGGTGGTGGGCGGACGCCGGATGGCTGTGGCTACGCGGGTCGCGGAGAGACACGCGCTCTCCCTCCGCACGGGAACTCCCGGCCTTCATTCGAGTCGAGGTTGGCGAGACAGTGTGGCTCACCGTGGAGAACCGGGGGAACGTGGCGGAGTCGGTGGAGCTACGGCCCGGGACGCCGCCGCACGCGGTTCCCGGGGGGATCGCGGTGCCGATGATCGGATGCCGCATGGGCGCTTTGCCCGACTCAACGTCCTTTCGAGGAGATGGATGATGGTGAACAAGTCGGTGTTCCTCGCGGCCGCGGCCGCCCTGCTGGCGCTCGCGCCGGGCGCGCGCACGCGCAGAACCGCGTCGACCAGCAGGCGGAGGTCGCGGTCACGGTGCCGATCAACGCGTATCTCAACCTGTCGAGTTCCAGCGTGACTATCCCGACACCGACCGCCGCCGACGTGGCGGCCGGCCGGAGCCGGGCCCGCGACGCTCACGATGAGCTACGGCAGCAACGGCCTGATCTCGCTCAGCTACCGGTTCCCCCTCGGGCGCGGCGCTCGTCAGGTCGACGTACGCCGTGGGGACGCTGCGCCTCGCGGTGGACGGCGGCCCGGAGGAGGTGATGGCCGAGTTCAACGACGCTTGGCGGACGAACATCCCGGCAGGCGACTACACGGAGACGCTCAGCATCACGATGCCGCTCTCCTGGAACGTGAAGCCGGACACGTACTCGGGCGTGTGGGAGGCGACCATCGTGGGTTCCTGATCGGAACCGCCACATTCCCAACGAAATAGGTTAGCGGCGCCGGCTGCGTCAGTCTCCGCAGCCGACGGCGCTTTTTCGTGCGTTTGAGCGTAGCTGGAGAGCGTCGGAAGCCGCGGGGATTCCGGGATAGATGTAGGAACCGGGGTATGAGAAAGGAACGCTGCGGGGACGGCAGATGATCCTCCCAGCGGGTTTCCATTCCCCCTACCGCTTGGCCCGACTGCTGGGGCCTCCACTTCCCATGACTGCCTCCGCCGGGCTGGCCCTATGAAAGAATCACCGCGCCTCACGGGCACACCGTCGCGCATTGGCGTGGGAGTGGTTCTTCGCCGTTGCCTAGAGTAAGTTAGTCGCGGGCCATTTAATGCGATCGTCACTAGGAAGCCAGTTCAGTGAACTGTCCAAGATGTAGTTACGCCAATCCAGACGAAGCCGCACGATGCACGCGCTGTCGCCATTCTTTTGCGGTGGCGCCTCCCGGACCCCCCGCTTCGGTCAGCGGTGTAGGTATCATTGTCGTCTCACGGCCGCCATTGGTTGGACCCGCAGATGCGGCCACCGAACGGCACTTGAAGTTCTTCCACACCGACCCCCCGCCGCACATCGTACTGCCACCCATCGCCCAGGTGAAGGTCGGGAACGGAAGGGTGGAGGTCACCCTGAAGCTCCCTGCTGGTGTTGCCTTCAACGCGGAATGCGCCGCGGTGGCGCTGCGGTGGCTGTGGTTGCGCGACATCGCCGATCTCCTGTTGTTCCTGCATGCACAGGCCCCGTTCCCCGTAGCCCTGGGCCGGGTGTGCCCCGCTTCGTTCGAAATCGTCGACGCACGCGTATGGCTGGTAGATCTGGCCATGGACCTGGCGCCCGAAGCCCGGACGGTTAGGGCCGACCTCGAGGGGCTGGCGCGTCTGGCACGGGAAGTACTTCCCGAGGCCGACGAGCTGGTCGATGCAATGACGGGGACGGACGGGGCTCTGGACCTGCTCCGGGTCCGCGATGCCCTTGCCGGCCGCCCCGGGCACCACCCTGGCCAACAGTGCGAATGCGGCGCCACCAGCCCGCTTCTGGTGCGCTTCTGCGTCCGCTGCGGCGGATTCCTCGTCCATGGCCCGGCGGGAGGCGAGCTGCCGGCCCTGACGGTGGAACCCCAGACCCAGGCCGAGGTGCTCAAGGCATGGGAGGAGCAACGCGTCGCTCCACTCCACCACGCGCGACTGGCCGCGGCGATCTCCGAGATTCAGGGCAACCCGGGGTTCGACCGCCTGGTTTGCGCCGACCGGCTCCCCCGGGTCGACACCATGTTCTATCAGCGGGAGGCTGCCCTACGCGTGCTCCGCGGGATGCGCGGGCGCGCCCTGCTCGCCGACGAGGTGGGGCTCGGGAAGACGATCGAGGCGGGCCTCGTCATGAAAGAGCTCCTGGTCCGCGACCTGGTGACGCGCATTCTGGTCCTCTGTCCCCAGTCGCTGGTGAGCCAGTGGCAGGCGGAGCTGTTCGACAAGTTCGACGAACTACTGCTGATCCTGGGCCGCGATGTCGACTCTACCCTGGCGTGGCGCTCCGACCGTCTCATCGCCAGCTATGCATCCATCGAGGAACGGTGGCACGCCGAAGAGCTCGCCACGCAGAATTTCGACCTCGTGGTCGTGGATGAAGCCCACTACCTGAACGATCCGGCCAACGCGCGCGCTCTCGCGACGGTGCGCGGCCTTCGTAAGCGCTACTTCCTGCTGCTCTCGGCAACGCCGATGCACGACGACCTCGGCGAGCTGCATAATATCCTTACGCTGCTTCGCCCTGGCCACGTGGGAACGCGGGAGGAGTTCCTCACCACGT contains:
- a CDS encoding DEAD/DEAH box helicase translates to MKFFHTDPPPHIVLPPIAQVKVGNGRVEVTLKLPAGVAFNAECAAVALRWLWLRDIADLLLFLHAQAPFPVALGRVCPASFEIVDARVWLVDLAMDLAPEARTVRADLEGLARLAREVLPEADELVDAMTGTDGALDLLRVRDALAGRPGHHPGQQCECGATSPLLVRFCVRCGGFLVHGPAGGELPALTVEPQTQAEVLKAWEEQRVAPLHHARLAAAISEIQGNPGFDRLVCADRLPRVDTMFYQREAALRVLRGMRGRALLADEVGLGKTIEAGLVMKELLVRDLVTRILVLCPQSLVSQWQAELFDKFDELLLILGRDVDSTLAWRSDRLIASYASIEERWHAEELATQNFDLVVVDEAHYLNDPANARALATVRGLRKRYFLLLSATPMHDDLGELHNILTLLRPGHVGTREEFLTTYKDHGSDLGVRRVDTLRRIVQEVMIRNLRSQVALDYQFPRRRASRRGLQPPVEGMEVYQEAQALLREHAVDGPLRQLLLDRGGVGERLTSGRAAFDERIGQIATRLDRRGQGKLLHRLRRLAADRRLDALVEPKVEAMIAEVRSRVGNRDTRRGSKVVVFSQFNATAGMLYRRLDAAGVPAFWYDEAADRGSNERVIGDFYHAGPSVLVCPGEAEQGLNLQFASTMVNYDLPWDPMRIEQRIGRIQRLGSKSAEVEIINLVLLNTIEQDIIEILEQKIRMFEAVVGPLQAILGNLEKGEDPQQWFGDIFLDVSLDTEAGDTVTARAHCDRAIDEAGRRAEEGDARVLNTLFADSGEYYDE